Proteins encoded together in one Marinobacter sp. Arc7-DN-1 window:
- the aroB gene encoding 3-dehydroquinate synthase, with product MSNLLRELSVELGDRSYPIFIGEDLLGTWDLSRFVGGSQVMIVTNETVAPLYLESAKGCFPGKRIDTVVLPDGEKFKDWQTLNRIFDGLLEQRHTRKTTLVALGGGVVGDMAGFAAACYQRGVPFIQIPTTLLSQVDSSVGGKTGINHPLGKNMIGAFHQPQAVLIDTGSLQTLPPREVSAGLAEVIKYGLIRDLDFLAWLEDKVGALVALDPDALAEAIYRSCACKAEVVALDEREGGLRAILNLGHTFGHAIETFAGYGNWLHGEAVGTGMIMAAELSALESMISRADCDRITRLILSAGLPGKPPVGMTADDFMSLMAVDKKNVDGQLRLVLLRSVGDAVVTSEAGPENLALTFARFCSLE from the coding sequence ATGTCTAACCTGCTTCGTGAACTTTCGGTTGAGCTGGGGGATCGCAGCTACCCCATTTTTATTGGCGAGGACCTTCTTGGCACCTGGGATCTGTCGCGTTTTGTTGGCGGCTCCCAGGTCATGATTGTGACCAATGAAACCGTCGCGCCCCTGTATCTCGAGAGTGCGAAAGGCTGCTTTCCCGGGAAGCGTATTGATACAGTCGTTCTACCCGATGGCGAAAAATTCAAGGACTGGCAGACTCTGAACCGGATCTTTGATGGTCTGCTGGAGCAGCGGCATACCCGGAAAACCACGTTGGTCGCACTTGGAGGAGGGGTTGTCGGCGACATGGCAGGCTTCGCCGCGGCTTGCTATCAACGGGGAGTTCCGTTTATCCAGATACCGACCACGCTATTGTCACAAGTGGACTCCTCCGTAGGTGGCAAAACGGGAATCAATCACCCGTTGGGTAAGAACATGATCGGTGCTTTCCACCAGCCACAGGCCGTTCTGATTGATACCGGAAGCCTGCAGACCTTGCCTCCAAGGGAAGTGTCGGCCGGCCTGGCTGAGGTGATCAAGTACGGGCTCATCCGGGATCTGGATTTTCTTGCCTGGCTTGAAGACAAGGTGGGCGCTCTTGTTGCCCTCGATCCCGATGCGCTTGCAGAAGCCATCTACCGGTCCTGTGCCTGCAAGGCGGAGGTTGTTGCGCTGGATGAGCGCGAAGGTGGTCTGAGGGCGATACTGAATCTTGGTCACACCTTTGGCCATGCCATAGAGACCTTTGCAGGCTATGGCAACTGGCTCCACGGAGAGGCGGTTGGAACGGGCATGATCATGGCGGCGGAGCTTTCTGCCCTCGAAAGTATGATTTCCCGGGCCGACTGCGACCGGATAACCCGTCTTATTCTGAGTGCCGGGTTGCCCGGCAAACCTCCAGTCGGGATGACGGCGGACGATTTCATGAGTCTGATGGCGGTAGACAAAAAGAATGTCGACGGGCAACTCAGGCTTGTTTTGCTCCGCTCAGTTGGTGATGCCGTTGTAACCTCCGAGGCTGGCCCGGAAAACCTGGCATTGACCTTTGCCCGCTTCTGCAGCCTGGAATGA
- a CDS encoding FAD-dependent oxidoreductase, giving the protein MKERLSNDFQFVEVGRIDPKKVPARKRKKEFGEIYHPFTADHAASQAHRCLECGNPYCEWKCPVHNYIPNWLKLVSEGNIMRAVELCHQTNSLPEVCGRVCPQDRLCEGACTLNDGYGAVTIGSVEKYITDTAFALGWKPDMSAVKWTDKKVAVIGAGPAGLGCADVLVRNGVKPVVFDIYPEIGGLLTFGIPEFKLEKSVMTRRRQVFEEMGVEFRLSTEVGKDVQLQDIIDEYDAVFMGMGTYTYMKGGFPGEDLPGVYDALPFLVSNVNRRLGFEKDKADFIDMKGKRVVVLGGGDTAMDCNRTSIRQQAESVTCAYRRDEENMPGSRKEVANAKEEGVKFLFNRQPIAILGEDRVEGVKVIQTRLGEPDDNGRRRPEVVPGSEEVIPADAVLVAFGFRPSPAEWFDELKVSTDDSGRVTAPEESEFMFQTSNPKIFAGGDMVRGSDLVVTAIWEGRQAAEGIMDYLDA; this is encoded by the coding sequence ATGAAAGAACGACTGAGTAACGACTTCCAGTTTGTCGAAGTTGGGCGGATTGACCCGAAGAAGGTGCCGGCCAGGAAGCGAAAGAAAGAGTTTGGTGAGATTTACCACCCGTTTACGGCGGACCATGCCGCCTCCCAGGCCCACCGTTGCCTGGAGTGTGGTAACCCCTACTGCGAGTGGAAGTGCCCGGTACACAACTACATCCCGAACTGGCTCAAGCTGGTGTCCGAAGGAAATATCATGCGCGCGGTGGAGCTGTGTCACCAGACCAATTCATTGCCCGAGGTCTGTGGCCGTGTGTGTCCCCAAGACCGCCTGTGTGAAGGCGCCTGTACCCTGAATGACGGCTATGGCGCGGTCACCATCGGCTCGGTGGAGAAATACATCACGGACACCGCCTTTGCTCTGGGCTGGAAGCCGGATATGTCCGCAGTCAAGTGGACAGACAAGAAGGTTGCAGTCATTGGTGCTGGCCCTGCCGGTCTGGGTTGCGCCGATGTCCTGGTTCGCAACGGTGTAAAGCCGGTTGTGTTCGACATCTATCCGGAAATTGGCGGCCTGCTGACCTTCGGAATCCCCGAGTTCAAGCTGGAGAAGTCAGTCATGACTCGGCGCCGTCAGGTGTTCGAGGAGATGGGTGTGGAATTTCGCCTGTCCACCGAGGTTGGCAAGGACGTCCAGTTGCAGGACATTATCGACGAATACGATGCCGTCTTCATGGGCATGGGCACCTACACCTACATGAAGGGTGGTTTTCCGGGTGAAGACCTGCCCGGAGTCTACGACGCGCTGCCGTTCCTGGTCTCCAACGTTAACCGTCGCCTGGGCTTTGAAAAAGACAAGGCCGACTTCATCGACATGAAAGGCAAGCGTGTCGTTGTTCTGGGTGGTGGTGACACCGCCATGGACTGCAATCGCACCTCCATCCGTCAGCAGGCTGAGAGCGTGACCTGCGCCTACCGTCGGGACGAGGAAAACATGCCGGGCTCCCGTAAGGAAGTGGCCAATGCCAAGGAGGAGGGCGTGAAGTTCCTCTTCAACCGGCAGCCAATCGCCATCCTGGGTGAAGATCGGGTTGAAGGTGTTAAAGTGATCCAGACGCGACTGGGCGAGCCCGATGACAACGGCCGCCGCCGCCCGGAAGTGGTGCCGGGCAGTGAGGAAGTGATTCCGGCGGATGCCGTTCTGGTTGCTTTCGGATTCCGTCCCAGCCCTGCCGAGTGGTTCGATGAGCTGAAGGTGAGCACCGACGACTCAGGCCGGGTAACGGCACCGGAGGAATCCGAGTTCATGTTCCAGACCAGTAATCCGAAGATTTTCGCTGGCGGCGACATGGTCCGCGGCTCGGATCTGGTCGTAACCGCTATCTGGGAAGGCCGCCAGGCGGCCGAAGGCATCATGGACTACCTGGATGCCTGA
- the pilQ gene encoding type IV pilus secretin PilQ encodes MFRKLNVYVSVIAFGLFSGLANAVTLEDVSFSSLPGERLEVTLEFDGPPPEPTGYTIERPARIAVDLRDTISGLDSRSIPLGSGNAQSMTVVETRDRTRLIFNLVELVPYDTVRSGDSLVMTIGGEAGGEAQGAVAGAPASSSQSSPGASASSSANALGGVDFRRGKEGEGRVLVDLGSSGTPVDLSERAGKIRLTMDGITVPANLRRRLDVTDFATPVTRIDTFVEDGNAVVEISPAGNYDYIAYQSGSQFTVSVEKLTEQEAESRREEKFPYTGEKLSLNFQDIEVRSVLQLIADFTGLNLVASDTVGGSITLRLQNVPWDQALDLILKTKGLDKRQIGNVLLVAPADEIAAREKLELETNKQIAELAPVRLDIVQVNYAKAADIVALIKEDEELISDRGFVSSDVRTNTISIRETAQKLEEIRRLVSTWDVPVRQVSIEARIVRAQTNVAENLGVRWGGAAYDVSGDNVFTVGGSQQSLQEARDAAAGNSSTITFPGALAVDLGVSGEGASSFAIGWGSDDFLVDLELSALESDGQAEVVSQPRVVTADRQTASIKSGEEIPYQEAASSGATSVSFKEAVLSLEVTPQITPDDKIIMDLVVNQDSRGEVTAGIPSINTNQVTTQVLVGNGETVVLGGIFQSEVATQTTKTPFLGDIPYLGRLFKRTEKIDERSELLIFITPKIIKSDLVR; translated from the coding sequence ATGTTCAGAAAACTCAATGTATACGTCAGCGTGATTGCTTTTGGGTTGTTCTCCGGCCTGGCCAACGCGGTCACGCTGGAAGACGTGTCGTTTTCGTCGCTACCGGGCGAACGGCTTGAAGTGACACTGGAATTCGATGGGCCGCCGCCGGAACCCACCGGTTACACCATTGAGCGCCCTGCTCGCATCGCTGTCGACCTGAGGGACACGATCAGCGGTCTGGACAGTCGCAGCATTCCTCTGGGGTCTGGTAACGCCCAGAGTATGACGGTGGTGGAAACCAGGGACCGAACGCGGCTGATCTTCAACCTCGTTGAACTGGTTCCTTACGACACGGTTCGCAGTGGCGATTCACTGGTTATGACTATTGGTGGCGAGGCTGGGGGCGAGGCTCAGGGTGCCGTGGCTGGCGCGCCTGCTTCGTCCTCCCAGAGTAGCCCGGGAGCATCGGCTTCTTCTTCGGCCAACGCCCTTGGCGGTGTGGATTTCCGTCGTGGCAAAGAGGGGGAAGGCCGGGTTCTTGTCGATCTGGGCAGCTCCGGCACGCCAGTGGACTTGTCGGAACGGGCTGGCAAAATCCGGCTGACCATGGATGGCATTACCGTTCCTGCCAATCTGCGTCGCCGGCTGGACGTTACTGATTTTGCAACGCCGGTTACCCGCATCGATACCTTTGTTGAAGATGGCAATGCGGTGGTCGAGATCAGCCCGGCAGGGAATTACGATTATATTGCCTATCAGTCCGGCAGCCAGTTCACGGTCAGTGTGGAAAAGCTTACTGAACAGGAGGCAGAGTCACGCCGTGAAGAGAAGTTCCCGTATACCGGCGAGAAGCTCTCCCTGAACTTTCAGGACATTGAGGTTCGTTCGGTTCTCCAGCTGATTGCGGATTTCACAGGCCTGAACCTGGTCGCCAGTGACACGGTGGGTGGCAGCATCACGCTTCGTTTGCAAAATGTTCCCTGGGACCAGGCTCTGGATCTGATTCTGAAGACCAAGGGGCTCGACAAGCGGCAGATCGGTAACGTGTTGCTGGTGGCTCCGGCAGATGAGATTGCTGCCCGGGAAAAGCTGGAGCTGGAAACCAATAAACAGATTGCAGAGCTGGCGCCGGTACGGCTGGATATTGTTCAGGTCAACTACGCCAAGGCTGCCGACATTGTTGCCCTGATCAAGGAAGATGAGGAGCTGATTTCAGACCGTGGATTTGTCTCCTCGGATGTTCGCACCAACACCATCAGTATTCGTGAGACTGCGCAAAAGCTCGAGGAAATCCGTCGGCTTGTCTCCACATGGGATGTGCCGGTGCGGCAGGTATCCATCGAGGCGCGAATTGTCCGGGCCCAGACCAATGTGGCGGAAAACCTTGGTGTTCGCTGGGGTGGTGCTGCTTACGATGTGAGCGGCGATAATGTATTCACTGTCGGTGGCTCGCAGCAATCCTTGCAGGAGGCGCGTGATGCTGCAGCAGGAAACAGCAGTACAATCACCTTCCCGGGTGCGCTGGCGGTCGACCTCGGTGTGAGCGGTGAAGGCGCCTCCTCGTTTGCCATTGGCTGGGGCAGCGATGACTTCCTGGTTGACCTGGAGCTGTCTGCGCTGGAGAGCGACGGTCAGGCCGAAGTGGTTTCACAGCCTCGTGTTGTGACCGCGGATCGCCAGACAGCGTCTATCAAATCCGGTGAGGAAATTCCTTACCAGGAAGCTGCTTCCAGCGGTGCGACATCGGTCTCGTTCAAGGAAGCCGTGCTTTCTCTCGAGGTGACGCCGCAAATCACCCCGGATGACAAGATTATTATGGATCTGGTGGTCAACCAGGACTCCCGTGGTGAAGTTACCGCCGGTATTCCTTCGATCAATACCAACCAGGTAACCACCCAGGTTCTGGTTGGCAACGGAGAGACGGTGGTGCTGGGTGGTATCTTCCAGTCGGAAGTTGCGACCCAAACTACGAAGACCCCGTTCCTTGGAGATATTCCCTACCTGGGTCGTCTTTTCAAGCGTACCGAGAAAATTGATGAGCGCAGTGAGCTGTTAATTTTCATAACGCCCAAGATCATCAAGAGCGATCTTGTCCGGTAA
- the gltB gene encoding glutamate synthase large subunit: MMTGLYHPDEFRDNCGFGLIAHMKGDASHKLLQTAIESLTCMTHRGGIAADGKTGDGCGLLIQSPDGFLKKAAKSAFGKEPGDLFAVGQVFLNPDEAKAAAGRDALEKRLTEQGLEILGWREVPVDDSCLGPMALDCLPRIEQVFVVPAGKEDREFAISLFVGRRHAEGDMADDPEFYICSLSHRTLAYKGLMMPADLANFYKDLGDPDLETAICVFHQRFSTNTMPKWPLAQPFRYLAHNGEINTIDGNRNWAIARAAKFSSPELPDLQTLQPLVNLTGSDSSSMDNMLEVLLAGGVDLFRAARMMIPPAWQNVDSMDSELRAFYEYNSMHMEPWDGPAGLVMSDGRYAVCMLDRNGLRPARWVITRDDFITLASEIGTYGYQPDDVVAKGRVGPGQMLAIDTESGEVLHTRDIDQRLKAAQPYKRWLRENALRVETTLNQDTPDFRLMDADELLVHQKMFMVSFEERDQVLRPLAENGQEAVGSMGDDTPMAVLSSRVRHVADYFRQKFAQVTNPAIDPLREAIVMSLETCLGAERNVFEETSDHADRIILTTPVLSPAKFLKIANNDRQGFEVARIAMSYRPEQGLEQAIRQVCEHAEQAVRDGKVLLVLTDKDLKEGELPVNAMMATGAVHHHLVRQGLRCDSNIIVETGWARDPHHFAVLFGFGATAVYPYLAYQVLNDLIRTGELLIDPIDAKNNYRKGINKGLLKILSKMGISTITSYRGAQLFEAIGLADEVVDLCFLGVPSRIQGAGFYDFQQDQEQLAAVAWKPRKPISPGGLLKYIHGQEYHAFNPDVVGKLQEAVTTGDYGHYKEYAGLVNERPVATLRDLLGFRKDLRQIALSEVEPVENIFPRFDSAAMSLGALSPEAHEALAVAMNTLGGRSNSGEGGEDPARYGTEKRSKIKQVASGRFGVTAEYLRSADVMQIKVAQGAKPGEGGQLPGGKVNDLIARLRYSVPGVTLISPPPHHDIYSIEDLAQLIFDLKQVNPQALVSVKLVSEPGVGTIAAGVAKAYADLITVSGYDGGTAASPLTSIRYAGSPWELGLTETQQALRANDLRGKIRLQTDGGIKTGLDVVKGAILGAESFGFGTTPMVALGCKYLRICHLNNCATGIATQNDYLREEHFNGTVEMAMNFFRFVAEETREWMAKLGVRTLEELVGRVDLLERLPGDTERQKKLDLTRLLSNDHIPADKPQTCQVERNHPFDKGTLAEQMVQDTATAIKEKSGGVWPYRVTNCDRSIGARLSGEIAALHGNQGMVDAPITLDLTGTAGQSFGVWNVGGLNLVLEGDANDYVGKGMTGGKLVVKPPRGSAFKTQETSIVGNTCLYGATGGKLFAAGTAGERFAVRNSGAHAVVEGTGDHCCEYMTGGLVTVLGSTGHNFGAGMTGGFAYVMDINNTFVDKYNHELVEIQRISSEDMESYRNHLRGVIREHISETGSEWAEHILEDFDDYIGRFWLVKPKAANLRSLLASTRARPE, encoded by the coding sequence ATGATGACAGGTTTGTATCATCCCGACGAATTCAGGGACAACTGCGGGTTCGGCCTGATTGCCCATATGAAGGGCGACGCCAGCCACAAGTTGTTGCAAACTGCCATCGAGTCTCTGACCTGCATGACCCACCGGGGTGGTATCGCTGCAGACGGAAAGACCGGCGATGGTTGTGGCCTGCTGATCCAGAGCCCGGACGGCTTCCTGAAGAAAGCCGCCAAGTCAGCTTTTGGCAAGGAGCCAGGTGACCTTTTTGCCGTGGGTCAGGTATTCCTGAACCCGGATGAAGCCAAGGCCGCCGCTGGTCGGGACGCACTTGAAAAGCGGCTGACCGAACAGGGTCTGGAGATCCTCGGCTGGCGTGAAGTGCCGGTGGATGACAGCTGCCTTGGGCCCATGGCTCTTGATTGCCTGCCCCGGATTGAACAGGTGTTCGTGGTTCCTGCCGGCAAGGAAGATCGTGAGTTTGCGATCAGCCTGTTCGTGGGCCGTCGCCACGCCGAGGGCGACATGGCGGATGATCCCGAGTTCTACATCTGCAGCCTTTCCCATCGAACCCTGGCCTACAAGGGCCTGATGATGCCGGCGGATCTTGCCAATTTTTACAAGGATCTGGGCGATCCTGACCTGGAGACGGCGATCTGTGTTTTTCACCAGCGTTTCTCCACCAACACCATGCCCAAGTGGCCGCTGGCCCAGCCGTTCCGGTATCTGGCCCATAATGGTGAGATCAACACCATTGATGGCAACCGAAACTGGGCCATCGCCCGCGCTGCCAAGTTCAGCTCGCCGGAGCTTCCGGACCTGCAGACCCTGCAGCCGCTGGTAAACCTTACCGGGTCTGATTCTTCCAGCATGGACAACATGCTGGAAGTGCTGCTCGCTGGTGGTGTAGACCTGTTCCGCGCGGCCCGGATGATGATTCCCCCGGCGTGGCAGAACGTCGACAGTATGGATTCGGAACTCCGGGCGTTCTATGAATACAACTCCATGCATATGGAGCCCTGGGATGGTCCGGCTGGCCTGGTTATGTCTGACGGCCGCTACGCCGTCTGCATGCTGGACCGTAATGGCCTGCGGCCCGCTCGCTGGGTCATTACCAGGGACGACTTTATTACCCTGGCCTCTGAAATCGGAACCTATGGCTACCAGCCTGATGATGTTGTAGCCAAGGGGCGGGTCGGCCCGGGCCAGATGCTGGCCATTGACACCGAATCCGGCGAAGTCCTGCATACCCGGGACATTGATCAGCGCCTCAAGGCCGCGCAGCCCTACAAACGCTGGCTCCGTGAGAATGCGCTGCGCGTTGAAACCACTCTGAACCAGGACACACCTGACTTCAGGCTGATGGATGCTGACGAGCTGCTGGTTCATCAGAAGATGTTCATGGTGTCTTTTGAGGAGCGTGACCAGGTTCTGCGTCCGCTGGCCGAGAATGGCCAGGAGGCCGTCGGCTCCATGGGTGACGACACCCCGATGGCGGTTCTGTCGAGCAGGGTCCGCCACGTGGCGGATTACTTCCGCCAGAAATTCGCCCAGGTCACCAACCCGGCGATCGATCCTCTGCGTGAGGCGATCGTTATGTCACTGGAAACCTGTCTGGGTGCCGAGCGAAACGTATTCGAGGAAACCTCGGATCACGCGGACCGGATCATCCTGACCACCCCGGTTCTGTCGCCTGCGAAATTTCTCAAGATTGCCAACAATGACCGACAGGGCTTCGAGGTGGCGCGCATCGCCATGAGCTACCGCCCGGAGCAGGGTCTTGAGCAGGCTATCCGTCAGGTTTGCGAGCACGCCGAACAGGCAGTCCGTGATGGCAAGGTGTTGCTGGTGCTGACGGACAAGGATCTGAAGGAAGGCGAGCTGCCGGTAAACGCCATGATGGCGACCGGCGCTGTTCACCACCATCTGGTCCGGCAGGGCTTGCGCTGCGATTCCAACATCATCGTGGAAACCGGCTGGGCCCGGGATCCCCATCATTTTGCGGTGCTCTTTGGCTTTGGCGCCACGGCGGTCTATCCGTACCTTGCCTATCAGGTTCTGAATGATCTGATCCGCACCGGCGAGTTGCTGATTGATCCGATTGATGCGAAGAACAACTACCGCAAGGGCATTAACAAGGGCCTGTTGAAGATCCTGTCCAAGATGGGTATCTCTACCATCACTTCCTACCGTGGTGCCCAGCTTTTCGAAGCCATTGGTCTGGCCGATGAAGTGGTTGATCTGTGTTTCCTTGGGGTGCCCAGCCGTATCCAGGGTGCCGGGTTCTATGATTTTCAGCAGGACCAGGAGCAGTTGGCCGCCGTTGCCTGGAAGCCTCGCAAGCCCATCTCCCCGGGCGGCCTGCTGAAATACATTCATGGCCAGGAGTACCATGCCTTCAACCCGGACGTGGTGGGCAAGCTGCAGGAAGCGGTTACCACAGGCGATTACGGCCATTACAAAGAATACGCCGGACTGGTGAACGAGCGCCCGGTGGCGACTCTGCGTGACCTGTTGGGGTTCCGCAAGGATCTCAGGCAGATCGCCCTTTCCGAGGTGGAGCCGGTCGAGAATATCTTCCCCCGCTTTGACTCCGCGGCCATGTCTCTGGGCGCACTGTCGCCGGAGGCTCATGAGGCTTTGGCTGTTGCCATGAACACGCTTGGCGGCCGTTCCAACTCCGGCGAGGGTGGGGAAGACCCTGCCCGTTATGGCACCGAAAAGCGCTCCAAGATCAAGCAGGTTGCCTCCGGTCGTTTTGGTGTCACCGCGGAATACCTGCGCAGTGCCGATGTTATGCAGATCAAGGTGGCTCAGGGTGCCAAGCCGGGTGAGGGCGGCCAGTTGCCGGGTGGCAAGGTCAACGACCTGATCGCACGCCTGCGCTACTCAGTGCCCGGCGTAACGCTGATTTCGCCGCCACCGCATCACGATATTTACTCCATTGAGGATCTGGCCCAGTTGATCTTTGACCTCAAACAGGTCAACCCGCAGGCTCTGGTGTCTGTGAAGCTGGTGTCCGAGCCGGGTGTCGGCACCATCGCGGCCGGTGTTGCCAAGGCATACGCAGACCTGATTACGGTTTCCGGCTATGACGGCGGCACGGCGGCAAGCCCGCTGACGTCGATCCGCTATGCGGGCTCTCCGTGGGAGCTGGGACTGACGGAAACCCAACAGGCGCTTCGGGCCAACGATCTTCGGGGTAAGATTCGCCTGCAGACCGATGGTGGCATCAAGACCGGCCTGGATGTTGTGAAAGGTGCAATCCTTGGCGCCGAGAGCTTTGGCTTTGGAACCACGCCCATGGTTGCGCTGGGCTGTAAATACCTGCGCATCTGTCACCTGAATAACTGTGCGACCGGTATTGCCACCCAGAATGACTACCTGCGTGAAGAACACTTCAATGGCACGGTGGAAATGGCGATGAATTTCTTCCGCTTTGTTGCTGAGGAAACCCGTGAATGGATGGCGAAGCTTGGTGTGCGCACTCTCGAAGAGCTGGTCGGACGTGTGGATCTGCTGGAGCGGCTGCCGGGCGACACCGAGCGCCAGAAGAAGCTGGATCTCACTCGTCTGTTGTCTAATGACCACATTCCGGCGGACAAGCCACAGACCTGCCAGGTGGAGCGGAATCATCCGTTCGACAAAGGTACGCTTGCGGAGCAGATGGTTCAGGATACCGCCACGGCGATCAAGGAAAAGAGTGGTGGTGTCTGGCCCTACAGGGTGACCAACTGCGACCGGTCCATCGGTGCTCGCCTGTCCGGTGAAATTGCCGCGCTGCACGGCAACCAGGGCATGGTCGATGCGCCGATTACCCTCGATCTTACCGGCACTGCTGGCCAGAGCTTCGGTGTCTGGAACGTGGGTGGTCTCAATCTGGTGCTCGAAGGCGATGCCAACGACTATGTCGGCAAGGGCATGACCGGCGGCAAGCTGGTGGTGAAACCGCCCCGTGGCAGTGCCTTCAAGACCCAGGAAACCTCGATTGTCGGCAACACCTGCCTGTATGGCGCCACCGGCGGCAAACTGTTTGCGGCGGGAACGGCGGGCGAACGTTTCGCGGTTCGTAACTCTGGCGCTCACGCTGTTGTGGAAGGTACCGGGGACCACTGTTGTGAGTACATGACAGGCGGCCTGGTCACCGTTCTCGGTTCTACCGGGCACAACTTCGGTGCCGGCATGACCGGTGGCTTTGCCTATGTGATGGATATCAACAACACCTTCGTGGACAAGTACAACCACGAGCTGGTGGAGATTCAGCGGATTTCCAGTGAAGACATGGAGTCATACCGCAATCACCTGCGAGGTGTTATCCGGGAGCACATCTCGGAAACCGGCAGTGAATGGGCTGAGCACATTCTTGAGGATTTCGACGACTACATCGGCCGTTTCTGGTTGGTGAAACCCAAGGCTGCCAACCTCCGCAGCCTGCTGGCCAGCACCCGGGCGCGTCCGGAATAA
- a CDS encoding SPOR domain-containing protein, which yields MTEESLNSLDGGGLFPRLQQRYGLRANPLEMEAPFFPDAMRHHALEALRHLCGFGDMALLLTGAAGSGKSRILAELVRSESSRVDFHRIPASALTSAQALARDLKTVARSGMGSDGNPRDLIYRFFKWSESRVRKGQRMVLLIDDADRAPVELLRLILSAYLASERGSSAVPVFSGSDNLVEMLALDDASTSVHQIHLRPLTKDEVAAYLEPRVHAAGGKASELLGPVRVSKIHALSQGSFARLKRVTPGVWLDMVATSPAMRSQGLPWKRIGWPALALLLLAGSWWFVSRQYDESMAEESVKVPEPVRKSITIGPQTEAVEPPSEEPLPETETLLTEVATEPEPEPEPEPEPEPEPEPEPEPEPEPEPAFTPENPEYFVPLEQVRAREGWTIQLVAGNLEQTALNIVERHSQLGEIVYTLGERQGQPWFMVFYGEFPTREAANEAVSNLPQELVSRSPWVRSIDSLQ from the coding sequence GTGACCGAGGAAAGCTTGAACAGTCTTGATGGCGGCGGCCTGTTTCCCAGGCTGCAGCAACGGTATGGTCTGCGCGCCAACCCTCTGGAAATGGAGGCGCCGTTTTTTCCGGATGCCATGCGTCATCATGCGCTGGAAGCCTTGCGCCACCTCTGTGGGTTCGGCGACATGGCGCTTTTACTCACCGGTGCCGCAGGGTCCGGCAAGAGCCGAATACTGGCGGAGCTGGTGCGAAGCGAGTCATCCCGAGTCGACTTTCACCGGATTCCCGCTTCAGCGTTAACCAGTGCCCAGGCCCTTGCCAGAGACCTGAAAACGGTTGCGCGGTCGGGAATGGGGTCGGATGGGAATCCCCGGGATCTTATTTACCGTTTCTTCAAATGGTCCGAATCCCGGGTTCGCAAAGGCCAGCGGATGGTGTTGTTGATTGACGATGCCGACCGGGCGCCGGTGGAATTACTCAGGCTCATTCTTTCTGCCTATCTGGCGTCGGAGCGCGGGTCTTCAGCGGTTCCTGTTTTCTCGGGAAGCGATAATCTGGTCGAGATGTTAGCACTTGATGATGCTTCTACATCCGTTCACCAGATTCATCTGCGCCCGCTGACGAAAGACGAAGTCGCTGCCTATCTTGAGCCGAGAGTTCATGCGGCCGGCGGGAAGGCCAGTGAGCTGCTGGGTCCCGTACGGGTGTCGAAAATTCACGCTCTGAGCCAGGGCAGCTTTGCGAGACTCAAGCGGGTAACGCCCGGGGTCTGGCTGGATATGGTAGCCACATCGCCTGCGATGCGTTCTCAGGGGCTGCCCTGGAAGCGCATCGGCTGGCCGGCGCTGGCCCTGTTACTGCTCGCGGGCTCGTGGTGGTTTGTTTCCCGTCAGTACGATGAGTCGATGGCTGAGGAGTCAGTGAAGGTGCCTGAGCCAGTCCGCAAGAGCATCACCATCGGCCCTCAAACCGAGGCTGTTGAGCCTCCATCGGAGGAGCCTCTCCCGGAGACTGAAACCCTGTTGACAGAGGTTGCAACAGAGCCAGAGCCAGAGCCAGAGCCAGAGCCAGAGCCAGAGCCAGAGCCAGAGCCAGAGCCAGAGCCAGAGCCAGAGCCAGAGCCAGCATTTACACCTGAAAACCCGGAGTATTTTGTACCGCTTGAGCAGGTGAGGGCCCGCGAAGGGTGGACGATTCAGCTCGTGGCCGGCAACCTGGAGCAAACGGCACTTAACATCGTAGAGCGCCACTCACAGCTTGGTGAGATTGTTTACACCCTTGGCGAAAGACAGGGTCAGCCCTGGTTTATGGTATTCTATGGTGAGTTCCCCACCCGAGAGGCGGCGAATGAGGCTGTATCCAATTTACCCCAGGAACTGGTTTCCCGGTCGCCGTGGGTTCGATCAATCGACAGTTTGCAGTAG
- the aroK gene encoding shikimate kinase AroK, whose product MSLPKRVVLVGPMGAGKSTIGRMLAKELGYRFLDSDRIIEQRCGANIPWIFDVEGEDGFRQRETAMLDELSNENNTVLATGGGAVMRPENHPLLKKDAMVIYLKTSIEQQVERTRKDRNRPLLQNDDPEAVLRNLFSIRDPLYTGLADIIMYTDRKSPRLVVRQLVNRLNPRTPRHKRQIRKEGRNHV is encoded by the coding sequence ATGTCTTTGCCAAAACGCGTTGTCCTCGTTGGCCCCATGGGGGCCGGGAAAAGCACGATTGGTCGGATGCTCGCCAAGGAGCTGGGCTATCGTTTTCTCGATTCGGATCGCATCATTGAACAGCGTTGCGGGGCGAACATACCGTGGATTTTTGATGTTGAAGGTGAGGATGGATTCCGTCAGCGGGAAACTGCGATGCTTGACGAATTGTCGAATGAAAACAACACCGTGCTCGCCACTGGGGGTGGCGCGGTGATGCGGCCTGAGAACCACCCCCTGCTTAAAAAGGATGCGATGGTGATCTACCTGAAAACGTCGATTGAGCAGCAGGTAGAGCGCACGCGGAAAGACCGTAACCGACCATTACTGCAGAACGATGATCCGGAAGCCGTCCTGAGAAATCTTTTCTCGATCCGGGATCCGCTGTATACAGGCCTGGCCGACATCATCATGTACACAGATCGCAAAAGCCCCAGGCTTGTGGTTCGGCAGCTGGTTAACCGGCTGAATCCGAGAACTCCACGTCACAAAAGGCAGATCCGGAAGGAAGGTCGTAATCATGTCTAA